In Streptomyces erythrochromogenes, the DNA window AGACCGCGCCCAAGGTCACCATCACGCACCACCCCGACGTGCGCCGCTCGCTGATGACGCAGAAGGCGTACGCCGAGGGCATGCGCGCCCTCGTCCTCTACACCGCGACCGTCCAGGACGAGATCCAGGTCAAGCAGGCCGCGGGCGAGGACGCCTCCGCCCTCGTCGGCCTGAACGACCTGCTCCTGCCGATCGTGAAGGGCTACGGCTCGGAGAAGTCCTACGAGCAGCTCGCGCAGTCCCTGCAGACCTTCGGCGGCTCCGGCTACCTGCAGGAATACCCGATCGAGCAGTACATCCGCGACGCCAAGATCGACACCCTGTACGAGGGCACCACGGCCATCCAGGGCCAGGACTTCTTCTTCCGGAAGATCGTCCGCGACCAGGGCGCCTCGCTGAACATCGTCTCCGAGACGATCAAGAAGTTCCTGGCCGAGGCCGTCGGCGGCGAGGAGCTGGCCGGCGCCCGCGACGCGCTCGCCAAGGCCGCCGTGGACCTGGAGGCCATCGTCGGCCAGATGATCGTCGACCTCACCGCCACCGGCGAGGACGTCAAGAACATCTACAAGGTCGGCCAGAACACCACCCGCCTGCTGATGGCCTCCGGCGACGTGGTCGTCGGATACCTCCTGCTCAAGGGTGCCGCCGTCGCCGCCGAGAAGCTCGCGACGGCCTCCGCCAAGGACGTCCCGTTCTACACCGGCAAGATCGCCGCCGCGAAGTTCTTCGCCGCGGAGGTCCTCCCGGGCGTCTCGGTCCAGCGCCAGCTGGCCGAGGCCGTCGACAACTCCCTCATGGAGCTCGACGAGGCCGCCTTCTAAGGCGCCCCGCCCCGCCCGTAGCGCCGCTACGCCGCACCCGCACAGCGGCCGGGTCCCCCGCACAGGGACCCGGCCGCTGCCGCGTGCCCGGGCACCGGCCCGTCGTCGCCGCCACCACCGCGCCGCCGTCACCGGGGCCCTGTACTGCGGCTTTCCCCCGATGTCAGTCGTTCATGGGACGCTCGTACGCATGAGTCCACAGGATCAGCACGGCAGCAGGGGGTACTCCGTCCCCACCGGGCGGCCGTACGCCCTCAAGGAGCTGCAGGCGAGCCTGGGCAGCCTCGGCGACCACCTGCGCGATCTCTACGACGGCGCCCACCCCGCCGAGTACGACACCATCGCCGACGCTCTGTACGTGGCGTTCCAGACGGCCGCCGGACTGGCCCCCGCCAAGAGCTACACCGGCTGCCCCGAACACCCCAACGGCGCCCTCGACCCCGAGGCCCCCGACGGCTGGGGCCGCTGCCTCATCTGCAACGACCGCCGACGCCTCGGACAGCGCCACCGCGGCGGCCCCGCCGCCGCCCCCGCCGGCGAGCAGCGGCGCCTGGGCTACCCCGTACCGGACGGCCCCTACACGCTCCACGCCCTCCGCGCCCACCTGCGCACCGTCGAGGACCAGCGGTTCCACCTGGGCCTGTCCTCACCCGCCGAGGACTTCGTCCGCATCGCCGACGACCTCCACCGCGCCTTCATCGTGGCCCGCGAACTGTCCCGCCCGCGCAACGCCTCGGGCTGCTCCGAGCACCCGGGCGCCCCCATCGACCCCGACGCACCTCCCGGCGAGGGCTGCATCTTCTGCGCCGGACGCAGGAGACGCGCGCAGCGCTCCCCACAGACCCCGGAGATGCTCCCGCGCATCCGCCGGGGCGAGCGCAGGCAACTGCAGCGCAGATTCGAACGTCCGCCCGGCTGAGGACGAACGGGACCGCGGATCACCCGCCCGCCACGGAACGGGTTCTGCCCGCGACCCGCCAGGTCCGGCCATGACGAACACGCACCCGACCCTCGTTAAGGTGAACCACTCGGCTTCCTCCCTCCCCTGACGGGGGCGAGTCCCAAACTCACGCGTGAGGATCCCTGTTCCGCCACGAACCGCCCCGACCGAGAGGAGGACGCCCGATGAGGTCCCGCACCCGCTCCACAGGCAGCAGCAGCCGCTGCCCCGGCGGCCGGACGACCGATCGCGGCGTTCCCGTACCGGCCCGGAGCGCTTGTGCGGACCGAGCGCATCGACCGCAGCCGTCCGAACGTCCGCGACGGTTCCACAGCCTGCGCGTCCGTCGGATAGAAACGGTACTTGCACGACCGCTGCGCGGAAGGAACACCCACACCCCCGACGCGACGGTCGGTCACGATCCGAACACCAGCACAGGTCACAGCCTCACGCCGCGGCACACCACCGCAGCGAGGCTCCGAGCCGGAACTGCGTTTCCTCACCCGGCTGAAGCCGGGGGCTTCCACACAAGGGAAATACGATGAGCTCTCCCGCCCGCTTCGACCGCGGCCACACCGACGATCTGATGACCTTCCTGACGGCCAGTCCGTCGCCGTACCACGCCGTGGCCAACGCGGCCGAGCGGCTGGAGAAGGCGGGCTTCAGGCAGTTGTCGGAGACGGACGCCTGGGACTCGGGCACCGGGGGCAAGTTCGTGCTCCGCGGCGGCGCGCTCATCGCCTGGTACGTCCCCGAAGGCGCCGCGGCACACACCCCGTTCCGCATCGTCGGCGCCCACACCGACTCCCCGAACCTGCGGGTCAAGCCGCTCCCCGACATGGGCTCACAGGGCTGGCGGCAGATCGCCGTCGAGATCTACGGCGGCACCCTGCTCAACACCTGGCTGGACCGCGACCTGGGCCTGGCCGGGCGGCTGACCCTGCGCGACGGCACCGAGCGCCTCGTGAACATCGACCGCGCGCTGCTGCGCGTGCCCCAACTGGCCGTGCACCTGGACCGGTCGGTGAACAGCGACGGGCTCAAGCTCGACAAGCAGCGCCACATGCAGCCGATCTGGGGTCTGGGCGATCCGCACGAGGGCGACCTCATCGCGTTCCTGGAGGAGGAAGAAGGCCTGGAACAGGGCTCGGTGGCCGGCTGGGACCTGATGGTCCACTCGATCGAGCCGCCCTCCTACCTGGGCCGGGACCGCGAGCTCGTGGCGGGCCCCCGCATGGACAACCTGCTGTCCGTGCACGCCGGGGTCGCGGCGCTGGCCGCCGTGTCCGGTGCCGGGAAGCTCGACCACATCCCGGTGCTGGCCGCCTTCGACCACGAGGAGAACGGCTCCCAGTCGGACACGGGCGCCGACGGCCCGCTGCTGGGGAACGTGCTGGAACGTTCAGTCTTCGCCCGCGGTGGTTCGTACGAGGACCGTGCGCGGGCCTTCGCCGGCACCATCTGCCTGTCCTCCGACACCGGTCACGCCGTGCACCCCAACTACGGTGAGCGGCACGACCCGACGCACCACCCGCGCGCCAACGCCGGCCCGATCCTGAAGGTCAACGTCAACCAGCGGTACGCCACCGACGGCAGCGGGCGCGCGGTGTTCGCCGCCGCGTGCGAGCGGGCCGGCGTCCCGTGGCAGACGTTCGTCTCCAACAACTCGATGCCGTGCGGCACGACGATCGGCCCGATCACGGCCGCCCGGCACGGCATCCAGACCGTGGACATCGGTGTCGCGATCCTCTCGATGCACAGCGCGCGCGAGCTGTGCGGCGCGGACGACCCGTACCTCCTCGCCAACGCCCTGGTGGCCTTCCTGGAGGGCTGAGCCCGGGTGCTGGGCCCGCAGGCCGCTCCTCCAGGAAGGCGGGGAGCGGTCTCAGCCCTCGTCGTCCATGCCGGCGAGGACGAGGGGCAGCCGGGCGGCGCCGTCGGCGGTGACCTTCACGGGCACGCCCCAGTCCTGCTGGTGGACGTGGCAGGCCGGGTACTCATTGGCCGGGTCGTCGTCGCAGGACGCGGCCATCGCCGAAACGTGCAGCACGCCCTCGGTGACGTCCGGGTTCAGTTCCAGCTCCCGGAACAGGTCGGTCCCCGCGCCCTCGCCGGCCGCCAGCAGCTCCGGCGGGGTCGAGGAGACGAGCAGGCGCGTGGAGGGCCCGTAGCGGGTGTCGAGCTTCTGCCCGCTCGGGGCCCGGAAGACCACGTCGAGGCGCAGCGTGCCGGACGCCACCTCGGTGGCGGCCCGCTGCGTGCGGTGGGCGACCGCGTCCACCCGTACCGCCTCCTCCGGGAGCCGCAGCCGGGTCAGGCGGTGCCGGGCGGACTCGACGACCACGATGTCCTCGCCGACCAGCACGGCGTCGCTGGGCTCGCGCAGGTCGGTCGCCAGGGTCGAGACCTGCCCGGTGGCGGGGTCGTAGCGGCGCAGCGCGTGGTTGTACGTGTCGCACACCGCGACCGAGCCGTCGGGCAGGGCCGTCACCCCGAGCGGGTGCTGGAGCAGGGCCTCGGCGGCGTCCCCGTCCCGGTGCCCGAAGTCGAACAGGCCGGTGCCGACGGCGGACGTGATCGCGTAGCCGGTGTCGGTGGCGTGGACGTACCGCAGGGCGCTGGTCTCGGAGTCGGCGATCCACAGCCGGTCCCCGGCGGCGGCGAGCCCGGACGGCTGGGCGAACCAGGCCTCGGCGGCCGGCCCGTCGTGCAGCCCCTCGTTGGTGGTGCCGGCGGCGACCTCGACGGTCCCCTCCGCCGGGTCCCAGGTCCACAGCTGGTGGACACCGGCCATGGCGATCCACACCTTGCCCTGCCACCAGGCCACGTCCCACGGCGAGGACAGGTCCACCTCCAGGGCGGGGCCGGAGGTCGGTGAGCCCTGCCACCACTGGCGCCCGGTGCCGGCGACCGTCTCCACGGCCCCGGTCTCCAGATCCAGGACGCGCAGCGCGTGGTTGACGGTGTCGGCGACGACCACCCTGCCGTCGGGCAGCAGGGCCAGTCCCTGCGGCTCGCTGAAGCTGTCCCCGGCGAAGCCGCGCACGCCGCTGCCGATGCGGCGCACGACGCTCTCCCCGTCGGCGGCCAGCTCCACCAGCTGGTGCCGCGTCGAGTCCGAGACCAGGAAGTTCCCGCTGGGCAGGAGCAGCGCCTTGCCGGGGAAGCGCAGGTCGCTCGCGACGGGCTCGGGCGCCACGTACGGCCCGTCCCCGCGCCGCAGCGTGCCCTTGGCCTCGTGCTCGGCCTCCAGCTCCTCGACCAGCTTCGCGATGGCGTGCGCGTGCCCCTCGCCGGCGTGCTGGGCGACGACGTACCCCTCGGGGTCGATCACGACGAGCGTGGGCCACGCGCGCACGGCGTACTGCTTCCAGGTGGCGAGCTCGGGGTCGTCCAGGACGGGGTGGTGCACCTCGTAGCGCTCGACGGCGTCCACGACGGCCGCGTGATCGGCCTCGTGCACGAACTTCGGCGAGTGCACGCCGATGATCACGACGGTGTCGCGGTGCTTCTCCTCCAGCTCGCGCAGCTCGTCGAGGACGTGCAGGCAGTTGATGCAGCAGAAGGTCCAGAAATCGACAACAACACACTTACCTCGCAGGTCGGCAAGGGTGATTCCCTTGCCTCCGGTGTTCAGCCAGCCGCCCTTGCCGATCAGCTCTGGGGCACGGACACGGGCACGCTTGCGGGGTGCGGGCGCGGGGGTGGGCGCCGGGGCAGCATCGTTCATCCTTCAAGCTTGCCATCCGGGTATGAACGCCGGATCACACGCGTACGGCAGGACCTACGACAGGGGGCCGAAGGTTGGCTACGGACGAGGACGAGAAGACTGCCGGCGAGACGGCGCGGACGGTCCAGGGGTTCCTGGCGCTGCCGGGGCCGGTGGAGGACCGTAGGGAGGTGTTCGATGGATGCGTGGCGGAGGTCGTCCGGGTCCTCGGGCTCGATGTCGCTCGGGAGCCGCAGCCCGGCGATCCACGAACCTGGGTGAACCATGCTCGGACGGCGCTGTACAAGGCCTGCCGCCGGGAGCTGATCCTTTCCGAGGAGTCCTTCCAGACGCTGATCAAGGCAGCCGTCTACGACCCCGACCCGAGCTTCAACCGCCATTTCCTCGAGCCGGCGCTGAACGCGTTCGGGCACAGGCGGGTCCAGGCCTCGCTGCTTGGATACCTGCGGGCCGGCACGGACCTCGAGCGGGCGGGCGCGGCGAATGCCTGGTACTGGTCGGCTCTACCCCTGCGCATGCCCACCGTACGGGCGGAGCACCCCGCAGCCACCGGTCCGGCGGAACCCTACGACGCCGCAACCGTGAGGGCCGAGTGGTACGAAACCGCGTTGCGCGAGTTCGTGAGCAACGAGCACCTGGACGTCCGGCGCTGCATCCTGCCGGGCCTGCCGCTCCGGAAGTCGGCTTATCCGCCGGAACTGCACGACCTGGTGGACGCGGCCGTGGCGATAGCCCGGTCCCATCCGGACGAGTACATCCGCCACCGCGTGGAACACCAGGTCGGTGACTGACGCCCTCACTGGGCGCGCTCAACCACGGCGATTTCCGAGAACTCCCGCAGGAAGGTCATATGACCGGTCCGGCCCGTGTGCTCGATGCACATATCCGTACACACGTCGGCGTTCCCGGTCGGCGCGGCAGTCCAGCGGCAGTCCGGGTTCAGGCACCGCGCTGTGGCCGTCGTCTCCGCCGAAGGGTGGCGGTGCATGACGTAGCTGACATACCGGAGCACGGCTCTCACGGTCATGCCTCTTCCTTGGGGTGCGGGTGGTTCCGGAGCTCCACGTTGCAATCGCTGACCGTGGAGTGGTCGCCCCGGAGACGGGCTTCCCGGCGCTGTGCGGCCGGGGCGGCGCAGACCCCGCAGCCGGCCACCGGTACGGGCTCCGGGTCTGTTCGCAACGGCAGCTCTACCGGGGATTGCGCATACGTGATCGCCTTCACGGCCCCGCTCCTCGTGTCGTCCGTAGCGACCACGCTAGGAACGCCGGAGCTGCAACTCCCAGAAGATTGCACAAGGTTGCACAGTCATCACCTGAGCGACTGAATGGCGCTCGTGATCAGCGCGCGGGCCTTCACTCCATAGACGGCCATGTCGGCCAGTTCGGTGAAGGTGTCCGCGTACGCGGCAACCTCGCTCGGCTGGGTCAGCGTGAGGTAGCCGGAGACCAGCTCGACGTTGACCTGTGCCGTGTCGAAGATCCAGAACCCTTCCACCGGCATCCGGGACCGATCGGTCCGTGTAGGCACCACGCCCAGGCTGACGCTGGGCAGGGAACCGACCATAAGGAGGTGGCTGAGCTGTTCCTCCTGCACGTCCGGCCCACCGAGACCGTTACGCAAGACCGACTCCTCAACCAGGAACGCGAACCGGCGGTCGCCCTCGTAGAGGACGCGCTGACGTTCCATGCGCACGGCGACGGCATCGGCCACGTCATCGACCTCGACCCTTCTGCGTTGAACGGCACGCAAGACGGCTTCCGTGTAGCCGTAGGTCTGGATCAGGCCCGGAACGAACCACGAGGAGTAGGAGCGGAACCGGCGGGTTCGCTCGAAGAGCGGCAGACGGGCTTCCTGTGCTTGCTTGAGCCCGGCGCGCTCCATGCGTCGCCAGCCGATCCACATGTCTTCGACGGTCCGCAGTGAGGCGATCAGATCCTCTGTCTGCCCTTCGGCGCCGCACGCGCGGCACCAAGCCCGAATGTCGTCGGCGGACGGGGGCGTACGGGCGTTCATGATCCGGGATGACTTGGACGGGTGCCATCCGCAGATCCGGGCGAGATCGCGCCCGTTCAGCCCGGAGTCCCGGCAGAGCTCAGCGAGTCGGTTCGCCAGAGCCTGCCGGGCATGCTGGGCACTCGAAGAAGGAGAGACAGCCATGGTGGTAACCGATCAGCGCGGCTTGTACTCCTCGTGCGGGATGGCTCGTTGCCAGACGGCCTCGAACGCCTTGGCGCACAGGTGGACCCGTGCACGATCGTCGGTGTACTCCCGCCCGTCCTCGTCCAACTGACCCTCTCCGGTGAAGTGGTGGAAGAGGGCTTGGTTGCCGTCGAAGACCCAGAAGTCCGCACCTGGCAACGCCAAGTCCGTCGTCCGCCGGCGGGGCAGCCACCGGACCAACTCACCCGCAGCGAGATTGGTGAACGTGCAGTCGTACTCGTAGCGCACGTAGTCACTGATCGGCTCGGACACGATGCGGACCCGGCGGACCACCACCCCGCGCGCCGTGGCAGCGCTCACCGCATCGTGCCAGCCGCCCCACCATGACGACCGATCAGCCGGGTCCAGCCGCTTGCCCTGCTGCCAGGCAAGGAACTCCGGAT includes these proteins:
- a CDS encoding M18 family aminopeptidase, which gives rise to MSSPARFDRGHTDDLMTFLTASPSPYHAVANAAERLEKAGFRQLSETDAWDSGTGGKFVLRGGALIAWYVPEGAAAHTPFRIVGAHTDSPNLRVKPLPDMGSQGWRQIAVEIYGGTLLNTWLDRDLGLAGRLTLRDGTERLVNIDRALLRVPQLAVHLDRSVNSDGLKLDKQRHMQPIWGLGDPHEGDLIAFLEEEEGLEQGSVAGWDLMVHSIEPPSYLGRDRELVAGPRMDNLLSVHAGVAALAAVSGAGKLDHIPVLAAFDHEENGSQSDTGADGPLLGNVLERSVFARGGSYEDRARAFAGTICLSSDTGHAVHPNYGERHDPTHHPRANAGPILKVNVNQRYATDGSGRAVFAAACERAGVPWQTFVSNNSMPCGTTIGPITAARHGIQTVDIGVAILSMHSARELCGADDPYLLANALVAFLEG
- a CDS encoding NHL domain-containing thioredoxin family protein is translated as MNDAAPAPTPAPAPRKRARVRAPELIGKGGWLNTGGKGITLADLRGKCVVVDFWTFCCINCLHVLDELRELEEKHRDTVVIIGVHSPKFVHEADHAAVVDAVERYEVHHPVLDDPELATWKQYAVRAWPTLVVIDPEGYVVAQHAGEGHAHAIAKLVEELEAEHEAKGTLRRGDGPYVAPEPVASDLRFPGKALLLPSGNFLVSDSTRHQLVELAADGESVVRRIGSGVRGFAGDSFSEPQGLALLPDGRVVVADTVNHALRVLDLETGAVETVAGTGRQWWQGSPTSGPALEVDLSSPWDVAWWQGKVWIAMAGVHQLWTWDPAEGTVEVAAGTTNEGLHDGPAAEAWFAQPSGLAAAGDRLWIADSETSALRYVHATDTGYAITSAVGTGLFDFGHRDGDAAEALLQHPLGVTALPDGSVAVCDTYNHALRRYDPATGQVSTLATDLREPSDAVLVGEDIVVVESARHRLTRLRLPEEAVRVDAVAHRTQRAATEVASGTLRLDVVFRAPSGQKLDTRYGPSTRLLVSSTPPELLAAGEGAGTDLFRELELNPDVTEGVLHVSAMAASCDDDPANEYPACHVHQQDWGVPVKVTADGAARLPLVLAGMDDEG
- a CDS encoding DUF7848 domain-containing protein produces the protein MTVRAVLRYVSYVMHRHPSAETTATARCLNPDCRWTAAPTGNADVCTDMCIEHTGRTGHMTFLREFSEIAVVERAQ
- a CDS encoding helix-turn-helix domain-containing protein, with the protein product MAVSPSSSAQHARQALANRLAELCRDSGLNGRDLARICGWHPSKSSRIMNARTPPSADDIRAWCRACGAEGQTEDLIASLRTVEDMWIGWRRMERAGLKQAQEARLPLFERTRRFRSYSSWFVPGLIQTYGYTEAVLRAVQRRRVEVDDVADAVAVRMERQRVLYEGDRRFAFLVEESVLRNGLGGPDVQEEQLSHLLMVGSLPSVSLGVVPTRTDRSRMPVEGFWIFDTAQVNVELVSGYLTLTQPSEVAAYADTFTELADMAVYGVKARALITSAIQSLR
- a CDS encoding DUF6879 family protein, whose translation is MHLELRDSYMLDDPEFLAWQQGKRLDPADRSSWWGGWHDAVSAATARGVVVRRVRIVSEPISDYVRYEYDCTFTNLAAGELVRWLPRRRTTDLALPGADFWVFDGNQALFHHFTGEGQLDEDGREYTDDRARVHLCAKAFEAVWQRAIPHEEYKPR